Proteins encoded together in one Nyctibius grandis isolate bNycGra1 chromosome 1, bNycGra1.pri, whole genome shotgun sequence window:
- the MAPRE3 gene encoding microtubule-associated protein RP/EB family member 3 isoform X2, whose protein sequence is MAVNVYSTSVTSENLSRHDMLAWVNDSLQLSYTKIEQLCSGAAYCQFMDMLFPGCVHLRKVKFQAKLEHEYIHNFKVLQAAFKKMGVDKIIAVERLVKGKFQDNFEFIQWFKKFFDANYDGKEYNPLLARQGQDAAPPPNPGDHIFNKPKKPIGTAVPQRTSPTGPKNSPNPARLSNVPSSILRKNSPAARNGGTEADAQILELNQQLMDLKLTVDGLEKERDFYFSKLRDIELICQEHENENSPIITGIVSVLYATEEGFAPPEDDELEEQQPEDQDEY, encoded by the exons CGAGAACCTGAGCCGCCATGACATGCTGGCCTGGGTCAACGACTCGCTGCAGCTCAGCTACACCAAGATCgagcagctctgctcag GCGCTGCGTACTGCCAGTTCATGGACATGCTGTTCCCCGGCTGCGTGCACCTGCGGAAGGTGAAGTTCCAGGCCAAGCTGGAGCACGAGTACATCCACAACTTCAAGGTGCTGCAGGCCGCCTTCAAGAAGATGGGAGTGGACAAA ATCATCGCGGTGGAGAGGCTGGTGAAGGGCAAATTCCAGGATAACTTCGAGTTCATCCAGTGGTTCAAGAAGTTCTTCGACGCCAACTACGACGGGAAGGAGTACAACCCGCTGCTGGCGCGGCAGGGCCAGGACGCCGCGCCCCCCCCTAACCCAGGTGATCACATCTTCAACAAACCCAAGAAACCCATTGGCACTGCAG TCCCCCAGAGGACCTCTCCCACCGGCCCCAAGAACAGCCCGAACCCGGCCCGCCTCAGCAACGTCCCCAGCAGCATCCTCCGGAAAAACTCCCCCGCCGCCCGCAACGGGGGCACCGAGGCCGACGCGCAGATCCTGGAGCTCAACCAGCAG CTGATGGACCTGAAGCTGACGGTGGACGGGCTGGAGAAGGAGCGGGATTTCTACTTCAGCAAACTGCGGGACATCGAGCTCATCTGCCAGGAGCACGAGAACGAGAACAGCCCCATCATCACCGGCATCGTCAGCGTCCTCTACGCCACCGAG GAGGGCTTCGCCCCACCGGAGGACGAcgagctggaggagcagcagccagaggacCAGGACGAGTACTAG
- the MAPRE3 gene encoding microtubule-associated protein RP/EB family member 3 isoform X1, which yields MPRWGMAVNVYSTSVTSENLSRHDMLAWVNDSLQLSYTKIEQLCSGAAYCQFMDMLFPGCVHLRKVKFQAKLEHEYIHNFKVLQAAFKKMGVDKIIAVERLVKGKFQDNFEFIQWFKKFFDANYDGKEYNPLLARQGQDAAPPPNPGDHIFNKPKKPIGTAVPQRTSPTGPKNSPNPARLSNVPSSILRKNSPAARNGGTEADAQILELNQQLMDLKLTVDGLEKERDFYFSKLRDIELICQEHENENSPIITGIVSVLYATEEGFAPPEDDELEEQQPEDQDEY from the exons CGAGAACCTGAGCCGCCATGACATGCTGGCCTGGGTCAACGACTCGCTGCAGCTCAGCTACACCAAGATCgagcagctctgctcag GCGCTGCGTACTGCCAGTTCATGGACATGCTGTTCCCCGGCTGCGTGCACCTGCGGAAGGTGAAGTTCCAGGCCAAGCTGGAGCACGAGTACATCCACAACTTCAAGGTGCTGCAGGCCGCCTTCAAGAAGATGGGAGTGGACAAA ATCATCGCGGTGGAGAGGCTGGTGAAGGGCAAATTCCAGGATAACTTCGAGTTCATCCAGTGGTTCAAGAAGTTCTTCGACGCCAACTACGACGGGAAGGAGTACAACCCGCTGCTGGCGCGGCAGGGCCAGGACGCCGCGCCCCCCCCTAACCCAGGTGATCACATCTTCAACAAACCCAAGAAACCCATTGGCACTGCAG TCCCCCAGAGGACCTCTCCCACCGGCCCCAAGAACAGCCCGAACCCGGCCCGCCTCAGCAACGTCCCCAGCAGCATCCTCCGGAAAAACTCCCCCGCCGCCCGCAACGGGGGCACCGAGGCCGACGCGCAGATCCTGGAGCTCAACCAGCAG CTGATGGACCTGAAGCTGACGGTGGACGGGCTGGAGAAGGAGCGGGATTTCTACTTCAGCAAACTGCGGGACATCGAGCTCATCTGCCAGGAGCACGAGAACGAGAACAGCCCCATCATCACCGGCATCGTCAGCGTCCTCTACGCCACCGAG GAGGGCTTCGCCCCACCGGAGGACGAcgagctggaggagcagcagccagaggacCAGGACGAGTACTAG
- the MAPRE3 gene encoding microtubule-associated protein RP/EB family member 3 isoform X3, which produces MPRWGMAVNVYSTSVTSENLSRHDMLAWVNDSLQLSYTKIEQLCSGAAYCQFMDMLFPGCVHLRKVKFQAKLEHEYIHNFKVLQAAFKKMGVDKIIAVERLVKGKFQDNFEFIQWFKKFFDANYDGKEYNPLLARQGQDAAPPPNPVPQRTSPTGPKNSPNPARLSNVPSSILRKNSPAARNGGTEADAQILELNQQLMDLKLTVDGLEKERDFYFSKLRDIELICQEHENENSPIITGIVSVLYATEEGFAPPEDDELEEQQPEDQDEY; this is translated from the exons CGAGAACCTGAGCCGCCATGACATGCTGGCCTGGGTCAACGACTCGCTGCAGCTCAGCTACACCAAGATCgagcagctctgctcag GCGCTGCGTACTGCCAGTTCATGGACATGCTGTTCCCCGGCTGCGTGCACCTGCGGAAGGTGAAGTTCCAGGCCAAGCTGGAGCACGAGTACATCCACAACTTCAAGGTGCTGCAGGCCGCCTTCAAGAAGATGGGAGTGGACAAA ATCATCGCGGTGGAGAGGCTGGTGAAGGGCAAATTCCAGGATAACTTCGAGTTCATCCAGTGGTTCAAGAAGTTCTTCGACGCCAACTACGACGGGAAGGAGTACAACCCGCTGCTGGCGCGGCAGGGCCAGGACGCCGCGCCCCCCCCTAACCCAG TCCCCCAGAGGACCTCTCCCACCGGCCCCAAGAACAGCCCGAACCCGGCCCGCCTCAGCAACGTCCCCAGCAGCATCCTCCGGAAAAACTCCCCCGCCGCCCGCAACGGGGGCACCGAGGCCGACGCGCAGATCCTGGAGCTCAACCAGCAG CTGATGGACCTGAAGCTGACGGTGGACGGGCTGGAGAAGGAGCGGGATTTCTACTTCAGCAAACTGCGGGACATCGAGCTCATCTGCCAGGAGCACGAGAACGAGAACAGCCCCATCATCACCGGCATCGTCAGCGTCCTCTACGCCACCGAG GAGGGCTTCGCCCCACCGGAGGACGAcgagctggaggagcagcagccagaggacCAGGACGAGTACTAG